The Chitinophaga caeni genome segment GAACGGCCGTCTTCAATAAGCAATTTGCCGATGTAAAGCGGGTTGTCCGGTATGCCGATTCCTCTAACCTACATAATTCAACAGAACTCCCCAGGGCAATCAAGCAGGTACTAAGCAGCTCGAAGATCAAGGATAATAAGTCCTATCAACAATTGAGGGTGTATTTTAATGATTCGACTCAACAGAGCGATCCCAAACTGGACTCCCCGATCCAGGTGTATGCCGATACCTTGGCACGGCAGATCTCGGAGATATTAATTATCAATAATATTTATAGTAACCGGCTGAGTTTGAAGAGATTGGATTCAGTGTATTCAGCGGAGCTAGCCAGCAGGGGCATCGTTGTTCAACACAATTTAGATACCCTCAATATTGATTTTAACAATTTTGCCAGGGAAAGTTTTAGGGATAGCCTTCATATCGTGGAACATCTTAAAACCTTCAAAACCCCGTTTAATCCCGTGAGTAACCTGTTCGTGCAAGCAACATTCGAAACGCCGGTTCCGTACTTGCTCAAACAGATGCTTTGGTCGATTATCACATCGGCGCTGTTAACGATCCTGATTATCATCTGCCTCGTATACATGCTACGAACGATCCTAAAGCAGAAAAAGCTCAGCGAGGTGAAAAACGATTTCATCAACAATATGACGCATGAGCTGAAAACACCGATTGCAACGGTCTTTGCAGCGGTAGAAGCCATGCAGAATTTCAACGCGTTGAACGATCAAAAGAAAACGCTAACCTACCTAGATATTTCAAAACAGCAATTAAACCGTTTGAGCGACCTAGTTGAAAAGGTATTGCATATCGCCGCGGAAGAAAAGGAAGATTTTGAATTATATGCCGAAGAATTTGATATCAACGAAGTGGTGGAAGATATCGTTTCAAACCATCAATTAAAAGCGGCAAAACCGGTACAATTCCATGTTAGTTTGCCGGAACAAGGCTTGGTGGTGGCAGACAAAACCCATCTATCGAACGCCATTAACAACCTTGTAGATAACGCGATAAAATATTCTAAGGAAGAAGCAGATATTGATATCAAGGTAATCGTTGAGCAACAATTATTGACGATCCATGTTAAAGATCATGGTATCGGTATACCGAAAAGCTACCATCAGAATATATTCGATAAGTTTTTCCGCGTCCCTACCGGTAACATTCACAATGTGAAAGGTTTCGGCCTCGGTTTAAGCTATGTAAAGAAAATCGTAGAAATGCACCA includes the following:
- a CDS encoding sensor histidine kinase, whose amino-acid sequence is MRNRIRNILVLMVICMLGIFLFQGYWVYRSYKIVMDQFNRDINDALRTAVFNKQFADVKRVVRYADSSNLHNSTELPRAIKQVLSSSKIKDNKSYQQLRVYFNDSTQQSDPKLDSPIQVYADTLARQISEILIINNIYSNRLSLKRLDSVYSAELASRGIVVQHNLDTLNIDFNNFARESFRDSLHIVEHLKTFKTPFNPVSNLFVQATFETPVPYLLKQMLWSIITSALLTILIIICLVYMLRTILKQKKLSEVKNDFINNMTHELKTPIATVFAAVEAMQNFNALNDQKKTLTYLDISKQQLNRLSDLVEKVLHIAAEEKEDFELYAEEFDINEVVEDIVSNHQLKAAKPVQFHVSLPEQGLVVADKTHLSNAINNLVDNAIKYSKEEADIDIKVIVEQQLLTIHVKDHGIGIPKSYHQNIFDKFFRVPTGNIHNVKGFGLGLSYVKKIVEMHQGTIQVHSESDKGSEFIITIPF